In Planococcus versutus, the DNA window ACTTTTTGAATTATTTACCAAATCCACTAACCACTCTTGAGAATCATCACCTTTTATTGTTTCAGTAGCTTGCAATGTCATTAATCGAATAATTTGCATAGCAATAAGAGTTCCAAACAGCTTTATTTTTTCGAAAGGATCTAATTCACAGCTAATAAGATTGTTAATTTCTTCAAGTGTATTATCTCCTCTTTTAGCATAGGCACTGGGTATAAATTCAGCAGTCTTCTTAATATAATGGAAATAAAGATCGCTATCGTTAGTATTGTCGACTACTTCTTCCCATTGATTTTGAATGAACGTAGAGATTTGGCTAAGTTGTTCTATGCTTGTAATCATGTTTTTAATTCCATCAGTAATTTTTTCTCTATATTCTGGGTCTTCATTTTGAAGGGCTTGGGCAACGTGCAGATAGTATACTTCTCCCCCTCTTGCCATAAACGCATGTTGGTCAAAATTAAACTTCTTGTCAGCTTTGGCCCACATACTCTCCTCACTATCTTCCTCAAAATTCGAAAGCTTTTTACGAACACTTTTACTTCCAATTGCTTCACAAAATATCATTTCTGGTGCAAGAGGTAAAAGTGATTGTGCAAACCATGACCTCTTCCTTGTAACTGCGTTAAAGCCATATAACAAATCCTGTAATATTTCTAAAGTCAATTCGTTGGATAGTTTACTATTATTCTTCTTCTCAATTAAGGATTCTAAATGTTTTCGATGGGCAGATAAGGCAGATTTATCTATAGCAAATCTTTTTTCTTGTTCGCTATGATTAAAGAAAACAAACCTTTTCAAACCTATCTTTGGAACCGGGAAATACGTTAATTTTTCCCCATTATTAGGTACATAAAAAGAAAATCCTTCGTCTGCATTATCATATTGTGCATCACTTTTCTTAGAGATAAATACAATCAAGAATTCTAATAAATATTCATATAAAGTTTGGTCTTTAAATAGTCTTTGTCCATATATTTGGATTTGAGGATTTTTTTCCGAAATTTTTAAGTTCTTCAATGGTGGATATTCTGTTTCCAATTTTCTCTCCTCCAGTATCTTATTTTACGTATAAACTTTCGTCATCAAGGTCCATATTAATTAATAAAGGACCTCGTGATGTTTTTACCAAAACTTTAATTTCTCCGTTTGTGTCACTAAATTTGTAAGCTTTATAAATTTTCGCTTTCATCTTATCAACGCCGTGAGATAATGAAGGATTTAGTTTTGTTGAAATTGAACCACGAGCAATATTATCGAAATAATCTAGCAATAACAATGAGAGTGGAAAAGATTCCTCAATTTCGGAAAATTTAAGTTCAACTTGATAAAAACTAACTTTATCATCAAATTTTGATTCGATTTTCTTTTGAACAATTGAAATCTCATTAGTTTCTACTTTACCCAATAACAGTTGGACATCTTGAGCTTCTCCATCGCTCCTTTTTAAAGGAAGATACAATATTTCTTCATCATTTAAGTCTTCATTATTCCCATTTATAATAGATTTCAGTGCCCGAATAACCATATATTCTAAATTTCGTAAGTCTCTTTTCTTAAAAGGTTCTTCTCTCATTCTTAAATAATCAGGGAAAATTGGTACAAAGACTTTTCCTAAAAGTTTATTTTGTTCTTCAACCAAATATTCACCAAATAAGACTTGCATCCGTCTCAGTGCTTTTCTCAATAAATATGGTTTCTCTTCTGAATATAAATTACTAGTGTTTCTATTATAAAAACGCATTTCATTAGTCCAAAAATTTTCAGTTAAATGACGAACTTCATTTTTAAATTTCGAAAAATCATTTCTCACAAATATATCGTAATTATGCGGAAGATCCTTTTCATCTATACGTAATGATTGAATTTCTTGTATAGCTTTTATTTTCTGGGCATCGTTTGAACTTTCAATACCAATATAACCGAAAAATAAATTTGCAAAATGATAGTTGAATAGATTATCTTCCGTTTTTTTAATATTTAACGTTCTACAATCTAAATTTCCAGTAATAGAATAAGTTAAATGTGCCAAGATTTGGCGTATGGTTAATCGTTTATCTGTTTCATACAGCCACCTGTAAAAAGCTTCAATAAAATTTGTTACCGATTCTTTATTTTTTTGTATAGTATTATAATTATTGTAAATTGGACAACTTTTTGCGACATTACAGGTCTGACAAGGTGACCATAATTCAGGTTGAAGAATATTTTCAAACAATTTAGGCACCAAATCTGTGTTATCTATCCTTGCCAAATTAATTAACACAACTTCCTGCTTTCCGATAAATTCAGCTTCCCCACCATTGTTGTCCATCATTTTTAGAAGATCCATCTCAATAGCATCTAAGTCAGCATTACTGGCTATGCCCTTTGCATATTCTTTAAATGCTTCAATTAAAGGACCTGTATTTGAAATAATAATTGCCGACCCACCCTGCGCCTTAACTTCAAATCCTTCCTCAAGATAAGCAACCTGTTCCAACAAAGATAATTCACTCATATCTTTGACATATAACAATGAACTAGAAAGTTGTTCAATATAGCGGACATCTTTAATCTTTAAATTATCCTGTGGACGGATCACACTTAATGTTCTTAGTATCTGGTGGAGTAAACCTGTTTTCCCATCGCCAGCATGACCCGTAAGGAGGATAACAGATGGCTTCTCTTTTATAGTATCTATTAAATAAGTTCCCAATTCTCTTTCTATACGAATATGGTCATAATAAGAACTTGTAATTTGCGACTCTGCTATAGCATTATCATTAGAACTACTCGCATTGTTCATTGACTGAAGATATTTTATATATGGATTAGTCACTTTAAGCACCTCTCTGTTTTATATAATTTGATAATTAAGTATATGTAATAATTCTATTTTACCATTTTTCTTTTGAAAAAATAGCAACAATTGGAATTCTGTTTTAAACTCATTCTTATTAACTAATTATTAAATTAATTATCGTGATCATTTTAGACTCTAAGTGCAGTGAAATTTACTAAAAGTTTAAAAGAAACGTTTAAATATCATTCAATATAAGAAATGTAAATGCCAATGTATTTTATGTTTTTCCCTACATAGTTAAGTTCCTCTAATTAATATGTAAATTGTCAATTCATCAAGTGAGACCGTCAAGAATTATGTATAAACAAAGCTTTTCCAATGCCTTTTCCTCGGCTATCACTATGAATGCCAACAACAACATAGGCTCGATGTGAAATTCGCTTAGGCTTCTCATTTTGAACAAACATGTAGCCTAAAATTTGCCCATTCTCCTCAACAACAAATATTCCGGATTTTTCATGCTCGTTTGTAGCATCAATAAATTTAGCAAATGATTCAGATGCAACTTTTCTTTCGCCAGGATCAAATAACATATATCCGGATTCCTCTGCATTTTTCATTACCCTTACTATTTGTTCCGCATCACTATTAGTTCCTTTACGAATTTCGACCATACTGAAACGCTCCTTAATTTTAACGATTTCTTAAAATCTCTATTTTTGAATGTAACTTAACTGCACTTTTGTTACATTCACTTAGGCAATTTACTTAATCTTATTTTAATCTCAAACTTTTAATAAGCAAGTTCGAATCTGATTGAAACGTAAGGCAGACTTTCTTAATTTTATTTATAAATTGAGTAGCAATAAAATCGATTCATTCTCTTTTACAAACGAGGGTTTTCATTTCCCCACAAATAATGTGTAAACTTCATTATTTCCCCGTTCATTTCGAATTCTTCATCGCCTACTCGAACTTGCTTAAACCCATTTCTTTCTAACACCTTTTGCGATGCATGGTTAACAGTCGTCGTTTTCCCACGTATTTGTTTCACACTTAAATCAGTTTTCAATAGTAGATTTAATGCCTGATTTCCGATTCCCTTTCCCACATATGTAGCCCCTACTCTAAATCCTATGTCTGCAATGTTATCTTTCTTATCAACCAAGTTGATTCTTCCTACAATTTCTCCAGCATCATTGGTAATCAAGTAAAAATAAGAAAGGCCATTCTTTTGTTCCTTTAGCAATTCATGATGTCTTCTTATAAATGTTTCGAAAGAATAGTAATCGTCACCGCGACTTGGAACCATTTTTTCAAAAAACCATCGATTTTCAGACTCAAACTTAAATAACGCTTCTGCATCGACTTCTTGTAATAGATTTAAAGATATCTCCATAAGTTGTCCAATCCTTTTCAAGTAGTGGATTTATTGATTTCTTTCATCATACCAATTATATCCATTATTTTTGATTATAAATAGAACTTTCTGAAATTCTACTTCGTTATATTTCTGTTATCAGATCCCCTCAGAAAAGCGTTCGTAAAAGTACACTTTTCCGAACGAATATCAAAAGTCTTATGATTTAATACTTCTAGTTTTTGTAGATGAAGTAAAAAGACTTTTAAAAGTCTTTTAAAAAGTATATAATGAAACTAACTTAAAGGAGTGGATAGAAATGGCGATGAGAATACTCGATATCCCCACAACTTCGATTTCGAATGTCAAACGGTCACCCATGGAAGCTTTTCAGAAGGCCGATCAAGAAGCTGCTGGCGTGTATGTCTTCAACCGTGAAAAGGTTGCCGGTGTGATGCTTACCCAAAAACAATACGAGTCCTTGAACAGAGAAATAGAAGAACTTTACGATCAACTGGCTGATTTGATGGCTGAAAAACGGCTGCTGAAAGAAAATGTTTCTACTTTTACAGACGTAGAAGTCCGCGGAGCCATCGCAACTGCCCCCCTGTCATTGATGAAGAAGACGGGTGGGAATAACCGTTGTATCAGCTTGAATGGACACAGTATTCAAAGGAAGATTATGAACAGCTTGATGGCAGCCAAAAGATTTTCGTCCATAAAGCGCTGGACCGAATCAAATTGAGAGGCATGGAAGCTGGCCAATCCCTTCATGGCGATTTAGCGCAATGCAACAAGCTGAAAAACAAGAAGATGGGCCTGCGGATTATTTTCAGAGAAGCCGTGGGAACCATCCAAGTGATTCAGATTGTAGCCATTGGGAAACGCGATAAAGAGAAAATTTATAAGATGGCTGAAGAGCGATTAAGCTAACTTAAATGAAGAACAGGTTTCTCCGACTAAAAAGAGTCCGGCATGTCGGCACTTCTAAAGTGCTCGCTTTGCCGGACTCTTATTTTGTTGATCCAGGTTATTCTCTAATTTGATGAAAACAACTTCCGATAATCCGGAATATGTAAACTCAATGCTTCCCACTTTCACGATTTCTTTATCCCATTGATGGTCGGTGGGCTTGATGAATCGGAGATTTTGAGGTTATAAGATTTATTAGCTTGAACCAATGCAAAGAATTGAGCAAACACAATGAATAACAGGAACAGAAACAAATAATTTATAGATAGATTGGTTAAAAGTAGACCCCCGATTCCAGGTCCAATCGCATAGGCAAAGTTTCCACCAGCGCCTATTAAAGAAAAATAAGTAGCTTTCAAATTTGTCGGAGCGCTTTTCGCCATGACTGCTTGCATTCGCGGTGCTACTATCATTTCTCCAATCGTGATAAACGCAAAAGAAATAAACCATGCGTAGGTAAAATTATTTAAGAACAACAAAATCAAAAATCCAAGAAAGTAAAGACTGTTACCAAATACGAAGGAGCGCACATTGCTAAACCGACTGAAAACGTGCGTTATAATCGGTTGTAAGACGACAATCAAGCCGGTCATCATAGCAACTAGCAATCCAAACAAGCGGACGCCATCTTCAAAAGAGCCATTTAAATATTGCGCAATGTTCGTATCGACTTGCGCTTCGATGAAAAAGATAAAGAAATAACTAAGCATCAGCCATATCAGTACACGGTCTTTCGTGAGTAAGGTGAATATTGACGTAGAGCCTGCTAGTTCTTTTTCTGCCTCTATATAGTGAGCAGAGATATCTGCTTTTTTGACACGGAACAAACCAATCATTGATCCAGCCAGCGCAACTAAAATAATCGAAAACAATACAATGGGTGTTTCATAACTTCCCATCTCAATGACGAGTACACCCAGCAGCGGCCCTATAACCCCGCCTAGATTGATAACCCAGTAGTTATAACCGAAAACCACTTCAGTATGCGCTTTAGGAGTATGCAGCGCAAGAATCGAATTACTAGTCGAATTATAAACAGTCCAACCAATTCCAGCTAAGACAGAAAACAGTGCGATAACCAGATAATTTTCGAAGACGATATACCCAATCAAACTCGCTGCTGGAATAAGCAAAGCGATAGGATATACTTTGTGTATCCCAAACCTATCCGCAATCCTACCGCCTACAACACTGAAAACCAAAGAACTGAGAGGAGAAATTCCAATCAAAACACCGACTTCTGCAGGCGTAAGGTTCAGTTTTTCGCTGAAATAAATGGCCATGAATGGCATAGACATAAAACGAAATGTATTGAAGATAATATTGGCTAAAAGCAAAGACCACACCAAAAAAGGAATTTGTCGATAGCGTTCTTTAATTTTAGACAGTTTGCTACTCATACTCTTCTCCATCTTCCGATGAATTGAAGAAAGGCTCATTCATACGGAAGCCGAAGGTCGAAATATAGAACCACTCCGCATCTTCGCTCTCTTCTACCACCCCTGTTAATTCTTCTAGCAAATTTTGGTATTTCATAACCCATTCTTTGAATTTTTCCTGCGTCATTTTCACTTCCAACTGGCTGGTAATTTTACTCCACTCTTTTGGATTTTCCGTTTCTGTTATAAAGGCAGTATCAGGGGCTTTTAAAACTCTTTCTTTTGTCCGTTCCAGCGCAGTGAGAGTCATTAGTTTTCCGCTTTCATTTTGTGGTGCTTGAAAGGGCATTAGTTCTTTCGTAGGAATGTAACTTCTTGCGGTCGATCGGTACTGTTTCTCTGTCATATTCCGTTTTTTTGACTCACTGACCAGATAAATCAATTCATTTTTTTCAAGATCCTTTAAGTGGTAATGGATTTTTGAACGCGGAATATTTAACAATTGGGAAAGCTGTTGGCCCGAGTAAGGTTTTTCGATTAGTAAATGCAGCATCTTGACCCGTAACGGATCACTTAAGCTCTTTAATTGTTCTAACTGAGTTAAAAGAAAAATATTTTGTTTCATGTCATGTCCTCCTTTTTTACTTGTCAGTTTTTATTGACATAAACATAACACCCTTTCGTTTCTTATGTCAATAAAATTTGACATGAACAAATAAATTATTGTATGTCTTATTAAAACGTTCGTAAAAGTAAAGGTTCAAGTACAAAAAAGGAGAAAAGATGCGCTACGTACAGCCTCTTCTCTCCTTAGTTATTTAAGCAACTTCCGATAATGTGTCATATGTAAACTGGTTAAAAAATAAATGCAGTTCAATGAAAATTTTTTAGATTATTTTGATGCTCGTACCTATTTATAATCTATGCCCTGTTGCCTTCTATACTATTGCTTATTGCAACTTTGCTTCAAAAGCAAGCGTCTAGTTTAATAAGAAATCTTTTAAAAGTGAGTATGAGAGATAATAAAACCAAAGTGGTAAGTCAGGTAAAGGTGAGAACGAGAAACACTATTTGAACTTAAAGGATGTGAAGGAATATGGTGAAAATCCTCAAAGTAACTTTAGTTCTGGCTTTACTATTTTGCCTATATTTAATCTACACACACTTTACATATGAGTTTTACTATACGAACGGTGAAAAAGACGGAGATGTAGTCACTTCACCAAATGAGGCATATTCTGCTCAAGTTTATTATCAAAATTATGGTGGGGCAGCAGGTGGAGTCAATGCGTTTGTAAATGTTATATTTCATTTAGAGGGTGATTTAGAAAGAACCGTTTATTTTAGTGATGCGAAGGGACGTGTCCAGTTAAATTGGCTTGGCGAGGATTTACTTTCTATTACCAATTACGATGAATATGGAGATAGAAGTATTGAATTGGTTGTAGAGAAAGAAATTTATGAGGAAGATGGCGGCGCTTGTGATACATACGAAATCAAACAAAATTATGTATGTTTCAGTAGGGATCAAGTTAAAAACGGCATTTAAAATAACTGCTGCTTTAGTTTAAGGAGCTATCGAAAATAAATAATAGAATAAAAATCTCGATTCAAACTGAACTGAGATTTTTTAATTTCTATTACAATTGTCAGCACGATATGCAGCTTCCGATAACTCATGATATGTAAACTGGTTATACATATAACAATATTTATCGATAATCTTTTATTCATTGCGAGCAAAAATATTAAGCTCGACTTTCAAAATCAGGGTACTGGATTTACAAATTATTATCTACAAATTCTTTAAGTTCTAATACAAAATTAGATGAACCGTGATTTTGACGTCTATCGAAGTAATCATAGTACCATCCTGAGCATAACAAATGAATTTCATCCTTTGCTCTAGTTAGGCCAACGTAAAATAATCTCCTTGACTCATTTGTCTTTTCTTCAGTAACATTCAGCCAAGGTATCCTTCCATGCTCCAAGCCAAACATAATGACATATTTAAACTCTAGCCCCTTAGAACTGTGTAACGTATATAAATTCAAATGACTTTTAGATCCAACTTGTCGGGATAAAGAAGAAACTTTAAAGTCCTTTAACTGTCCACTTTTTGCCGATTCATTTAATTTCTTATATTCCTCTACTATACTTGGTTCTTCAGTGAAACAATCTAACAGCTCGGAAACAATATCATTATTAAACTCATCAAGCCAATCACTTAGTTTAAGTTCAACATCTCTACTTTGAAATAAAAATTTAGATAAATTTAATTTTTTAGCATCTAGGTTTTCTTCAGAAATATTCGAGTTTGAAAAAAATGAACTGAAAGTACCCTCAATTTTATAAAGTTGGGGATTTCCTTTTACCCATCCTCCTGAGCACCACATGGCACAATTTTCTATCCACATAGTTAGTTTATTTTTATTGTAAGGAGCATTTCCATCCACTCTAATAAATTGCAAACCTTCTTTTGATACTTTCTCAGCAATTCGATCTCCGTCATTTTTATCTATGTATAATACTCCAATATCTCCGAGTGTACTAGAAGGATTCGCAGCAAGAATTTTAGGGACTATGTCTTTGCAAATATAATCACATTGCGTCTCTATACCATTCCTAATATCATAAAACTTAATACTTCCTTCCCCATTCCTGCTTGAAACGAAGTCTCTTTCCTCTAATAACGAAGCAATCGATGCTTTAACAATATTCCCTTTTGATCTATAGTTCTTTTTTAGTTGTATTTTTAATACACCTGATTGATGAGCAAGGTCATTCAATAGTATAGGTTGAGCTCCTGTGAACCCATATATTGATTGATCAGGATCTCCAACTGCTAAAAGACGAATGTCGTTTTCTATACAGAGAACTCTTATTATTCTATCTAAAGATACTCCTAAATCTTGATATTCATCAACTGCTATAACAGGAAACTTAGCTTTAAGTAACCCTTGAATCCATTGGTTTTCCTCAATCATCCAAAATCCATTTAAAACCATATCATCAAAATCAATTAATCCTTGACGCCTTAACGAATTTTCGTAATTTAAAATCCATACTGCTATATCACTGTCATTAGTCTTCCATTCAGACGATTTCCTATCTATAAATGTTCTTCTATAAACGTTAAACGCTGTTGACCAGCTTGGAGTATACCGTTCATTTTTTCCGATAGTTAAGTTGTAAGTTTGAAACATTGTTTCTCTTACTTCTTTTGAAGTAGCAACTTTAATTTCTTTTGGCAGATTCGTATGTACTAAATGTTTGTATGGTTTAATGACATGATTTAAACAAAAAGAATGTACGGTATCAATAAAAACTCTAGATGATTCATTGATTCCTAAATTGGAAAGCTTCTCTTTCAGTTCTCTTGCGCATTCCTTATTATAAGTTAAGCAAGCAACTCCTTGTGGTTCTTCAACATCTTCATTCAAAATCCTTGCTAACTTTAATGTAAGAATTTTAGACTTTCCACTACCAGGACCAGCAAGTACCACGCAATTCCCAGTAGAATCATAAACTTTTTGTTGTTCTTCATTATTTGCTAAATCTTTAGTCGCTCCTCTATAAAGCTCTTTATCAAACTCTAGCAATGACATAATCTAAAGCTCCCTTCACATATTCAGGAACAATCGAGTTATGTGTAAGATTAGTCGATAATCTCTGAGCAAATCTCCCTTTACCGATATTTTCTATGTCGGAAAGAAAACTTTTTTCATCTCCTCCAATGCTACATGCAGATCTCCACCCTTGCGCTCTACTAATTGCTTTACTATTTGTTGTCAATTCAGTTAATGTTTCTGTAATTTCCTCAGACATTGTATCAAATAGATCAATTTCTAAAGTGTGGCTATTTGTAAAAATACCAACTTCTTCTCCATAGGTAATTAAATCTTCAGTTTCTAAATCTTTATATTTATCTCCATTATTTATAAAATTCAATAATTTTATTAAGCGGTTATGAATTAGAGGTAGCTCATCTCTTGGATCATAGTCGGTAAGAATTACAAAAGGAATGTCTAATCCTCCACTTCCTAAAAGCTTGATATATGGAAGAAAGTTGGTGCCAGATACCGAACATACAGTTATTCCATGTTTATCAAGGTCAATTCCATGCAATTCTGATAGTGAAGGTAATAAAAATTCTTCTGCGTCACCTTCAACTAATACTACCCCTTTAGAAAAAAGAACTTCTCCTCTAGTGACATTAATGTAGCGCTCTAAATCTTTAACATCTTTATCCTCTAAAGATATTTTTGCAGTAGAGACTATTTTTGTGGATTTTTCTTCTCCATACGTTTCCTTTAATAAAACGATAGATTTCAATGGAGCAACACTTACAATATGGGGTGAGTGTGTTGTTAAAATAGTAGAAACGCTATGAATATGAGTCTGCTCTTGAGAGCCCTCAACTACCAACTTATCGTGATTCAACAAATATTTATAAAGTAATCTTTGTAAATGAGGATGTAGATGTGCCTCCGGTTCTTCAATAGCTAAAAAAGTATGAGCACGTTCATTTTCATCTACATATTGCTCTAAAGAGAGAAGCTTCAGCACTAAATACAGCAAATTGGAAGACCCTAAGCTGGCCTCATTAATTCCTCTATTTCCATCATCAATGAACATTTTTATTGCACGGTAAAGTTTTGAAGCATCGGCAGGAGAAAAACCTAGACTGGTTTCTATCGTATGCCTATCTCCTACAATATCTTCTAATTGATTGTTTATTCTTTTAGTTAATGACCCAATTTCGTCCAATTCTTTCAAAGAGTCTGTTGAACGAGTAATTTCTTTAGCAACGTCCTCTAGTTCTTGCTTATCTGTGGTTTCGATTGCTCTTTCTATCAAAGGCCTTAATGGAGATTTTCTCCAGTTTGATAGATCGCTCTCGGTGTCTCTTAATCCTGATAAAACTTCAAGAGGTAACCATTTCCTTTGTTCATAACTAAAAATATTCTCTGTTTTTGTTCCATAAACTTTAAAGTTATAAATTTTATTTCCGTCCTCATCTTCAGGGAAAAACTTATATGTTAAGCCTGCAGTTAATGGTGAAGATTCCACTAAAAAATCAGAAAGGACGGTTTTTAATTTATCGTCTTGTTCAAACTCAGTAAGTTCAATTTCTATTCTTATTTCTTGATCATCTAATGGTCGAGTTAGACCATCCCAAAAGTCTGAGATCTGCAATACACGACTTGTTTCAGATAAAGTTGGATCTAAAACAAGTCTTAGTGCATGTATGAAGTTAGACTTCCCAATTTTATTTTCTCCGACAATAACCATTTGTTTGCCTAACTCAACTTCTGTTTCTTTAAAATTTCTAAAATTACTTATTTTCACTTTGCTGATATACATAAATTAAGTCCCTCCTAATTTTTTCAATATTACTAAATTTCTTATATTAAGTATATCGGGCATGAAACGGTATATCTATAATAGATGTAATTTATTTCCGAAATATTCAAACTTATAAAGTCAATGAATTTTAGTATGTAGTTCTTTAGAAGATGTTACTATATTAGTGTCTAAGCGTTCATAAAAGTACACTTTCACGGACAAAAAAAGAAGCTCTGTCTTGAGCTTCTTTCTTCCGATAATCCTGAATATGTAAATTAGGATTCACCCAAAAGTTCTTTTGATTTCTACCAAATTCTTTACGCTTTTCTTTTATGAGTTATAGGAATGACACTACTAGTCGATACGAATTAATCGTTATTTATTCAATACTCCTGTATGAACGGTTTTGGGTAAAGCATTCTCAATCGTTTGAAAAATAGTAGAAAAAGCATCTTGGTTATCTTTTTTACTTGATTCATAGGTCCACGTCATTTCTTCATCTTCGATAGTTAGAAGATATCCGGTAGCGTAATAGTCATGATAAGGGATTTCTCTCGCTTCATCATATTCCAAATTTTCATCAATGAATGGATAAGCGCCTTTATTGGAATCTATAAAGAAGAAAGGAATATTGGAATCTGTAAAAATATGGGTATACCTTTTTTCCGCAGCAACAGATAAACTTTCATTCATTATAAAAACAGCATCAAAATTCCTAATCTTTTTTACTGTGAATTCTTCAAAGTTAATTTCTTGGAATGTTATCTGTTTCTCTTCTACTTCGGGTGCATCTCCTAGGGCGGCAATTACTAATTCTTTTCCTTTATACAACGTTTCATTCTGATTTTGTTGATTGATTCCGATACTGTCTTTAACTGTCTCGCTTCCTGTGAAGATATTAGAGTTATTGTCTTCTACAAAAGTATAACTTAACAAAATAAGCAGGCTGGCTGCGGCTACCAATACTGTTAAATACACAGGATTAGCTTTTACAAATCTTTTTTTCTGTTGGTTGATTTTAAACCGAAGCTGTTCGCCTTCCCTATGTGAAAACTGAATATTTTTTTCAAGAAAATTATTTACTTCTTTCTTTAGTTCATTCTCAAAGCGACTCATCGAAGGCTCCTCCTTCCAAACTTTTCAACAGCTCTGCTTTACCACGCAGTAGTCGGGATTTTACTGTATTGTGGTTTATTTGAAGTATGTCACTAATTTCTAACATCGTCATTTCGTTGAAGTAATATAAGATGAGAACCTCTTTAAACTTGTGAGGTAGCAAAGAAATCTCTGCTAAAATTTCTTTTGAATTCTGGCTGTGAAAAAACTGTTCCTCTGTTGAAGATTCTTTCTTCATCAATTTGTTCAAGGGCTTATAAATCAAGTTCTTTATACTCCAGCGTCTCTGATGGTCTTTGCATTTATTGATGGTGATTCGAGTCAGCCATGTTTTGTAGTTGGATTCGTTTCGAAATTTAGACAAGTTCTGAAAGCAACTGATATAAACTTCTTGTACAATATCCTCACACTCGGAATGGTCATTTATGTATAAAAATGCGATTCTTTTCAGGTCGTTAGCATATTCTTGAATGAGCTGATTTACTAGTAAATCAGCGTCGTCACTAAAAATCGGATCTGACTCTTTAATAAATGAAACTTTTGATTTCTCCATCTCTGTGTTCAACTCCCTCCATATATTAGACGG includes these proteins:
- a CDS encoding GNAT family N-acetyltransferase, coding for MVEIRKGTNSDAEQIVRVMKNAEESGYMLFDPGERKVASESFAKFIDATNEHEKSGIFVVEENGQILGYMFVQNEKPKRISHRAYVVVGIHSDSRGKGIGKALFIHNS
- a CDS encoding GNAT family N-acetyltransferase codes for the protein MEISLNLLQEVDAEALFKFESENRWFFEKMVPSRGDDYYSFETFIRRHHELLKEQKNGLSYFYLITNDAGEIVGRINLVDKKDNIADIGFRVGATYVGKGIGNQALNLLLKTDLSVKQIRGKTTTVNHASQKVLERNGFKQVRVGDEEFEMNGEIMKFTHYLWGNENPRL
- a CDS encoding MFS transporter; this encodes MSSKLSKIKERYRQIPFLVWSLLLANIIFNTFRFMSMPFMAIYFSEKLNLTPAEVGVLIGISPLSSLVFSVVGGRIADRFGIHKVYPIALLIPAASLIGYIVFENYLVIALFSVLAGIGWTVYNSTSNSILALHTPKAHTEVVFGYNYWVINLGGVIGPLLGVLVIEMGSYETPIVLFSIILVALAGSMIGLFRVKKADISAHYIEAEKELAGSTSIFTLLTKDRVLIWLMLSYFFIFFIEAQVDTNIAQYLNGSFEDGVRLFGLLVAMMTGLIVVLQPIITHVFSRFSNVRSFVFGNSLYFLGFLILLFLNNFTYAWFISFAFITIGEMIVAPRMQAVMAKSAPTNLKATYFSLIGAGGNFAYAIGPGIGGLLLTNLSINYLFLFLLFIVFAQFFALVQANKSYNLKISDSSSPPTINGIKKS
- a CDS encoding winged helix-turn-helix domain-containing protein gives rise to the protein MKQNIFLLTQLEQLKSLSDPLRVKMLHLLIEKPYSGQQLSQLLNIPRSKIHYHLKDLEKNELIYLVSESKKRNMTEKQYRSTARSYIPTKELMPFQAPQNESGKLMTLTALERTKERVLKAPDTAFITETENPKEWSKITSQLEVKMTQEKFKEWVMKYQNLLEELTGVVEESEDAEWFYISTFGFRMNEPFFNSSEDGEEYE
- a CDS encoding DUF5412 family protein; amino-acid sequence: MVKILKVTLVLALLFCLYLIYTHFTYEFYYTNGEKDGDVVTSPNEAYSAQVYYQNYGGAAGGVNAFVNVIFHLEGDLERTVYFSDAKGRVQLNWLGEDLLSITNYDEYGDRSIELVVEKEIYEEDGGACDTYEIKQNYVCFSRDQVKNGI
- a CDS encoding UvrD-helicase domain-containing protein is translated as MSLLEFDKELYRGATKDLANNEEQQKVYDSTGNCVVLAGPGSGKSKILTLKLARILNEDVEEPQGVACLTYNKECARELKEKLSNLGINESSRVFIDTVHSFCLNHVIKPYKHLVHTNLPKEIKVATSKEVRETMFQTYNLTIGKNERYTPSWSTAFNVYRRTFIDRKSSEWKTNDSDIAVWILNYENSLRRQGLIDFDDMVLNGFWMIEENQWIQGLLKAKFPVIAVDEYQDLGVSLDRIIRVLCIENDIRLLAVGDPDQSIYGFTGAQPILLNDLAHQSGVLKIQLKKNYRSKGNIVKASIASLLEERDFVSSRNGEGSIKFYDIRNGIETQCDYICKDIVPKILAANPSSTLGDIGVLYIDKNDGDRIAEKVSKEGLQFIRVDGNAPYNKNKLTMWIENCAMWCSGGWVKGNPQLYKIEGTFSSFFSNSNISEENLDAKKLNLSKFLFQSRDVELKLSDWLDEFNNDIVSELLDCFTEEPSIVEEYKKLNESAKSGQLKDFKVSSLSRQVGSKSHLNLYTLHSSKGLEFKYVIMFGLEHGRIPWLNVTEEKTNESRRLFYVGLTRAKDEIHLLCSGWYYDYFDRRQNHGSSNFVLELKEFVDNNL